In a genomic window of Arachnia rubra:
- a CDS encoding peptide MFS transporter — protein sequence MTSHPPSALDSAVVEPGSSRWKPDTLRSGPSKEDRGLLGHPRGLPWMLNVELWERFSYYGMRAILLYFITDTVANGGMGFDNNTGQVILAAYGAAVYLLTIPGGIFADRIIGPWPSVLYGGVVIMAGHLCLAGPTGALSWIGIVLVAVGTGFIKPNLSTIVGGLYDDKDLRRDAGFQLFYMSINIGSFFSPLVTGGLRAAYGYHAGFVAAAVGMALALVAFFYGRSKLSNFAFNIPNPVRGAERRRLFLISVAVVAGCGLLFGILYLLTGMSSAVAYTLFIIATGASIAYFVIMLCSPRVTAVERKHLRAYIALWIGAVLFWMIFEQASGKMATFAKYNTDGATPFFGWAFSPEAYQSVNPATVIILAPVMGWIFTKRAGKFPSTVVKFATAVLIIGLSAILLGFGFQSWPGGATLAPWWFLVMVFVVQTVGELCLSPVGLATTTALAPKNFASQAMALWGLAAATGQSIAAVIIEGTSEVSDAVYYYGLGILTVIVAVGLFAVAPWTQRQMADVGVTAESK from the coding sequence ATGACATCACATCCTCCCAGCGCTCTGGACAGTGCTGTCGTCGAGCCCGGGAGCTCCCGCTGGAAGCCGGATACCCTCCGCAGCGGGCCCTCGAAGGAGGACCGTGGCCTGCTTGGTCACCCCAGAGGCCTGCCCTGGATGCTTAACGTTGAGTTGTGGGAGCGTTTCTCGTACTACGGGATGCGCGCCATCCTGTTGTATTTCATCACCGATACCGTGGCCAACGGCGGTATGGGATTCGACAACAACACAGGCCAGGTCATCCTGGCGGCCTATGGTGCCGCCGTATACCTGCTGACGATCCCCGGCGGGATCTTCGCCGACCGGATCATTGGGCCATGGCCATCAGTGCTCTACGGCGGCGTCGTCATTATGGCGGGCCATCTGTGCCTGGCCGGCCCCACCGGCGCGCTGTCGTGGATCGGCATCGTCCTGGTCGCGGTCGGCACTGGTTTCATCAAGCCGAATCTCTCAACGATCGTCGGCGGGCTGTATGACGACAAGGACCTGCGGCGTGACGCCGGTTTCCAGCTGTTCTACATGTCGATTAACATCGGCTCCTTCTTCTCCCCGCTGGTCACCGGTGGCCTGCGGGCTGCCTACGGTTACCACGCGGGCTTCGTCGCGGCGGCGGTCGGCATGGCCCTTGCCCTCGTGGCTTTCTTCTACGGGCGGAGCAAGCTTTCAAACTTCGCCTTCAACATCCCCAACCCGGTGCGGGGCGCGGAGCGCCGGAGGCTGTTCTTGATCTCGGTGGCCGTCGTTGCAGGCTGTGGTCTTCTCTTTGGGATCCTCTACCTGCTCACCGGGATGTCCTCAGCGGTCGCCTACACACTGTTCATCATCGCTACGGGTGCGTCGATCGCCTACTTCGTCATCATGCTCTGCTCGCCCAGGGTCACCGCTGTGGAGCGCAAGCACCTGCGGGCCTACATCGCGCTGTGGATCGGCGCTGTGCTGTTCTGGATGATCTTCGAGCAGGCCTCGGGCAAGATGGCCACGTTCGCCAAGTACAACACGGACGGCGCCACCCCGTTCTTCGGGTGGGCCTTCAGCCCCGAGGCCTACCAGTCCGTGAACCCGGCCACCGTCATCATCCTGGCCCCGGTCATGGGCTGGATCTTCACCAAGCGCGCGGGCAAGTTCCCCTCCACCGTGGTGAAGTTCGCGACCGCCGTGCTCATCATCGGGCTGTCCGCCATCCTGCTTGGTTTCGGATTCCAGTCCTGGCCGGGCGGCGCGACTCTCGCGCCGTGGTGGTTCCTGGTGATGGTCTTCGTCGTCCAGACCGTCGGTGAGCTGTGCCTGTCCCCGGTGGGCCTGGCCACCACCACCGCGCTGGCGCCCAAGAACTTCGCATCCCAGGCGATGGCGTTGTGGGGGTTGGCCGCGGCTACTGGCCAGAGCATCGCAGCCGTCATCATCGAAGGCACCAGCGAAGTCAGCGACGCCGTCTACTACTACGGGTTGGGCATTCTCACGGTCATCGTTGCCGTTGGCCTGTTCGCGGTCGCCCCGTGGACGCAGCGGCAGATGGCAGACGTCGGCGTGACCGCTGAGAGCAAGTAG
- a CDS encoding DUF6301 family protein, translated as MTWNAVTPNYFIALARYWTKQQWPLRPPVLDVLLAEAGFSRQDGRYRTGLPVNQPALAVIMTNEQDGLDLISLCLTDTQPDPSPEWDTFINDAYTSYVFAGTKLWGKPALSRSDVASKARWDLSNGCRLEVAHQRLVVGMSLLSPGYAEALRHL; from the coding sequence ATGACCTGGAATGCAGTCACCCCCAACTACTTCATAGCCCTGGCCCGCTACTGGACAAAACAGCAGTGGCCCCTCAGGCCGCCCGTCCTGGATGTGCTCCTAGCCGAGGCGGGATTCAGCAGGCAGGACGGCCGTTACCGCACCGGCCTGCCCGTCAACCAGCCAGCCCTGGCCGTCATCATGACGAATGAGCAGGACGGGCTAGACCTGATCAGCCTGTGCCTGACCGACACGCAGCCGGATCCCTCACCGGAATGGGACACCTTCATCAACGACGCCTACACCAGCTACGTCTTCGCCGGAACCAAGCTGTGGGGCAAACCAGCCCTGAGCCGCTCCGACGTCGCCAGCAAAGCCCGCTGGGATCTGAGCAACGGCTGCCGGCTGGAGGTCGCGCACCAGCGCCTGGTGGTCGGGATGAGTCTGCTCTCGCCCGGCTACGCCGAAGCGCTACGACACCTCTGA